From the genome of Ziziphus jujuba cultivar Dongzao chromosome 4, ASM3175591v1:
TATAAAAAGGTCATTGCAATGATGGTCTCCTTTTGGTTATGACAGATTCAAGAAAGAAGTTTGAAGTCCAGTATTATTCAAATGGAGTTGTGAAAGCAAGGACAACAAATGAATAGAGCGAAGTCTTGATTCTGATTTTTGTTACAAGCGTATAGTTTAGTTACTTAGGCCAATTTGCTAAATGTCTAGTAGAGGATAAAAGATGAGATATAGATTCATAATTTTGCCCATTTTAGTGTATATGTTATGTAATAAGCCTCTTCATCaaagcaataattttttttttctttttctctttttgacagaagattcaaattttgtttctttctttctgctGAACCAAAAGTTGTGCttggtaaaaaaaattcattttgggATGTTCTGTACCATGTATGATAAACGACATACTTTGAACTGTTTATTGTTTGACACAGGCGTtgtgaaaatgaaaatgtagtCAATTAACTTCATgtaaaaatcccaaaaaaattcTTCATGTGAAATCTGACCCTAATGAAATTATGGATAAAGCTAATTAAATTGTTGGACATTTATCTGCAAAGCACAATCCTTAACATAAGCACGACAATACCCAAATGAAGAAGCAAGCAATTTTTCAGCCTAATCATCTGCATGAAGATTCTTCTGCTGCCATTTTTCTATTCTAACatatattatctttcttttaattaatattagaaCGTACAATGCAAATGCCAAATTTGCAAGCTGGCTAGACTAGTCTTTTGGCTAGTCTAGCACGAAGCCAACGTATTGATTTCTTTCCCAAAATCAATGATATTTTTGTGGGGGAAAACATGACTATAAAAGGCAGATGAAAAATGGAGTTACTGTTAGTGATAGATCATAAATATGGTCAGCAcatttaaaatttctaaatagTTCAGTATGAATTGAAGACCATCTCGTTTCAGTTCGAAATTTTACACAAAATTGTCTTAACTAAACATGATTTTGTTTCTAGCTTAAACTCcatttatatgttaaattatattatatatccttagataaaactatatttttaatttttcaataaatttaaaatcatttttttttttgaaaaaaaaaaaaaagaatggggaATTGCTTTTGTATTCTTAAAATCtaccttctctttttttttaaaataaatggagaAGCCTAAAACGGTGCCGTTTGGATGAAACATCTGCGTGCTGCGCCTCATAGAGGCATTATTTTCTGCTTCTGATCTCCTGTGGCTTTCGACTATTTCTACagtcgtctctctctctctctctccccccctcgGAAATTCCTCGAGAAAGCTCAAAGCCATGGCTACATTAGTGGCAGCTGCAGCCCGTCAAGCCGCAACTCTAAGCCGCGTCGCTACTCCAAGAACGTCAGCTCAAGCTGCTCATCTAATTCAGCGCCGTGGTCTTGCCGGCTCTGCTGGTAAAATCCTATTTCCCGCTTCCATTTCACCTTCTTCGTTTTGTTAGATTCCTGATCTCATTCACTCTATGCCAGAATATGAAAACCCTTTTCTTGATTTTTCCATATTGCATTCTGTTTGGTTCCCAAGAAAATtgggattaaaaaaataacaaagtgGCATTCCATTTGTTACCCTTTTATTTAATACGAAATGGATTATATGCTATTCGATGGAAATTATATTGctgatttgattttatatattgtttggCTTTACCTAATTTCCGTAAAAACTGACGAATAAATGGTGGTTTGGTAATGCTAAAACCATTATGTTGTATTGATCGTATGCTGACCTTTAGAGCTTCTctcatttatttatgtatttatttatttttaattacatttgcagATCACCACGGACCCCCTAGGGTCAACTTCTGGCAAGACCCATTGAGCCCCTCTAAATGGAAGGAAGAGCATGTAAGTTTTATTTCTCTTCAAagtcctttttttaattaaaaaaaaaaaaatacgtctATCAGCGTTCCAATTAAGATGTAATGATCTGTTCAAGGTTGCCCAAAAGCCTCTAAGTACAGTGAAAACCATAGA
Proteins encoded in this window:
- the LOC107416754 gene encoding uncharacterized protein LOC107416754 encodes the protein MATLVAAAARQAATLSRVATPRTSAQAAHLIQRRGLAGSADHHGPPRVNFWQDPLSPSKWKEEHFVIVSLSGWGLLFFGGYKLATRGKGKKEEKLVEASQ